A window of Infirmifilum lucidum contains these coding sequences:
- a CDS encoding HhH-GPD family protein translates to MEAGLEDIGRIVIEWEKAHWIPYPWRVNRTPYRVLVAEVLLKRTTRQAVAREFPKFIAKFPDIHALYRAPIEEVEEALLHLGLYRQRARQLKEISKVVVEVYGGRIPDDWDALVGIEGIGVYIAGAVLSFGYRKRAPVVDSNVIRLFSRLTGKRYTRAEDMLPLLWGVVPERDHDIFNYGVIDLGAMVCTYRGSRCWECPLAGFCTTARQTGFMRDF, encoded by the coding sequence GTGGAAGCAGGGCTCGAGGATATCGGGAGGATTGTCATAGAGTGGGAGAAGGCCCACTGGATCCCGTACCCTTGGCGTGTCAACAGAACTCCGTATCGGGTTCTGGTTGCCGAGGTGCTCCTGAAGAGGACTACCAGGCAGGCTGTGGCCAGGGAATTTCCGAAGTTTATTGCGAAGTTCCCTGATATACACGCTCTTTACAGAGCCCCCATTGAGGAGGTCGAGGAGGCCCTGCTACACCTGGGCCTCTACAGGCAACGGGCCCGCCAGCTTAAGGAGATATCTAAGGTTGTTGTCGAGGTCTACGGGGGGAGGATACCGGACGACTGGGATGCTCTGGTTGGCATAGAGGGCATAGGGGTTTACATAGCGGGGGCGGTTCTCAGCTTCGGGTATAGGAAGCGGGCTCCCGTGGTTGACTCAAATGTGATAAGGCTATTCTCGAGACTAACCGGGAAGAGGTACACTAGGGCTGAGGACATGCTTCCCCTTCTCTGGGGGGTTGTCCCGGAGAGAGACCATGATATCTTCAACTATGGGGTTATAGATCTCGGGGCTATGGTCTGCACGTACAGGGGGTCGAGGTGTTGGGAGTGCCCACTGGCTGGGTTTTGCACCACAGCTAGACAAACAGGCTTCATGAGAGACTTCTGA
- a CDS encoding nucleotidyltransferase domain-containing protein, translating into MYDPTLEGFRRYKQLENYREVAKRVKEIILKEGYTLLHFLVFGSVVKGEFTASSDIDILVVIKGISYEEAVKLKAKVYREVDAPLELHVVDEKGFEWYKRFIDAYESI; encoded by the coding sequence GTGTATGACCCCACTCTAGAGGGTTTTAGGCGTTACAAACAGCTGGAAAACTACAGGGAGGTAGCTAAGAGAGTGAAGGAGATAATCCTGAAGGAGGGCTACACCCTACTCCACTTCTTGGTGTTCGGGTCTGTAGTGAAGGGGGAGTTCACTGCGAGCAGCGACATAGACATCCTGGTAGTCATAAAAGGGATAAGCTACGAGGAGGCTGTCAAGCTGAAGGCCAAGGTCTACAGGGAGGTTGACGCACCACTAGAGCTCCACGTCGTCGACGAAAAGGGGTTCGAGTGGTACAAGCGGTTCATAGACGCCTACGAGAGTATCTGA
- a CDS encoding HEPN domain-containing protein: MSFYEAEVLRERANEFLIAAEDLFSKGFYDLAAFSVEQYCQLIVKYKLLVKVGYYPRTHSLVSLIRELSKVAPQVKVLLEEDEVIIARIEDAYIGSRYLPRRYSRREVEDMLKFVKDKFRRVVESV, translated from the coding sequence ATGAGCTTCTACGAAGCTGAAGTTCTTAGGGAAAGGGCCAACGAGTTTCTGATCGCCGCTGAAGACCTCTTTAGCAAGGGCTTCTACGACTTGGCAGCCTTTAGCGTCGAGCAGTACTGCCAGCTTATAGTGAAGTACAAGCTCTTGGTTAAAGTGGGGTACTACCCTAGAACCCACTCGCTGGTAAGCCTAATTAGGGAGCTCTCTAAGGTGGCGCCCCAAGTCAAAGTCCTGCTGGAGGAGGATGAGGTGATTATAGCCAGGATAGAGGACGCCTATATAGGTTCACGGTACCTACCGAGGAGGTACAGTAGGAGGGAAGTCGAAGACATGCTTAAATTCGTTAAAGACAAGTTCAGGAGAGTGGTAGAGAGTGTATGA
- a CDS encoding DNA cytosine methyltransferase — MAGYNAVKLALWSFIRRFRGERFSMGDARAYVSALADIFIARDGLPFVEALEEALRHARASTAGGYPRDYWEVYEEWLRLDRTRLAQDGFPSWERPEPVRERYGLAVVSLFTGAYGLDLGFEEEGYDVTVALDVSEDSLSELKANRPRIPFLLGDIKRFSTKDILEEAGLVPGEVDVVTGGPPCQPFSPAGKRRSLGDPRASALMEFIRVVREARPRAFVMEEVPGLLSARVKHVPIRERGERPPSPEEEPGSAWRVVLEELSRTGYVIKWRLLNAAWYGAPQDRTRIIVIGVRPDVRREPVFPEPEYGETPGLLGLRPYTTLAEALSGLLDPGSYAELPPKYSEYIKYVPPGGNWRQIPDELKPAAMNGALPAGGGRMGFYRRLCWFEPSPTLVTHPAMKATMLVHPWEDRPLSVREYMRLQGFPDEWRVVIGIQEAYRLFGEAVPVPLARAVARAVRDRVLMAGSH; from the coding sequence ATGGCAGGCTATAATGCAGTGAAGCTGGCCCTGTGGTCGTTTATCAGGAGGTTTAGGGGGGAGAGGTTCAGCATGGGGGACGCCAGGGCCTACGTCTCCGCGCTGGCTGACATATTCATTGCCAGGGACGGGCTTCCGTTCGTGGAGGCGCTAGAGGAGGCCCTCAGGCACGCGAGGGCGTCTACTGCGGGGGGCTATCCTAGGGACTACTGGGAGGTGTACGAGGAGTGGCTCAGGCTGGACAGGACACGCCTGGCCCAGGACGGGTTCCCGAGCTGGGAGAGGCCGGAGCCCGTGAGGGAGCGGTACGGGCTCGCTGTCGTGTCGCTGTTCACAGGAGCCTACGGGCTCGACTTGGGGTTCGAGGAGGAGGGCTACGACGTCACAGTTGCCCTAGACGTGTCCGAGGACTCCCTCAGCGAGCTAAAGGCCAACAGGCCCCGCATCCCGTTCCTCCTCGGCGACATAAAGAGGTTCTCGACCAAGGACATCCTGGAGGAGGCAGGCCTAGTCCCGGGCGAAGTGGACGTAGTGACTGGCGGGCCCCCATGCCAGCCCTTCAGCCCGGCCGGGAAGAGGCGGTCTCTGGGGGATCCGAGGGCCTCAGCCCTCATGGAGTTCATAAGGGTTGTGAGGGAGGCCAGGCCCAGAGCCTTCGTTATGGAGGAGGTTCCCGGGCTCCTGAGCGCCAGGGTGAAGCACGTCCCGATAAGGGAACGGGGGGAGAGGCCCCCGTCCCCCGAGGAAGAGCCTGGGTCGGCGTGGCGCGTAGTCTTGGAGGAGCTGTCCAGGACAGGATATGTGATAAAGTGGAGGCTCCTCAACGCTGCCTGGTATGGGGCCCCCCAGGACAGAACCCGGATAATAGTCATAGGGGTAAGGCCAGATGTCCGGAGAGAGCCCGTATTCCCCGAGCCCGAGTACGGGGAGACCCCCGGGCTCCTGGGGCTCAGGCCCTATACCACTCTGGCCGAGGCCCTGTCCGGGCTCTTAGACCCAGGTTCCTACGCGGAGCTACCCCCCAAGTACAGCGAGTACATAAAATACGTCCCCCCTGGGGGGAACTGGAGGCAAATACCAGACGAGCTCAAGCCCGCCGCCATGAACGGCGCACTCCCGGCTGGGGGTGGCAGGATGGGGTTCTACAGGAGGCTCTGCTGGTTCGAGCCCTCCCCGACTCTCGTCACGCACCCGGCGATGAAGGCGACGATGCTCGTCCACCCGTGGGAGGACAGGCCCCTTTCAGTGCGGGAGTACATGAGGCTACAGGGGTTCCCCGACGAGTGGAGGGTCGTTATCGGCATCCAGGAGGCCTACAGGCTCTTCGGGGAAGCGGTACCCGTCCCGCTCGCCAGGGCTGTGGCGAGAGCCGTGAGGGACAGAGTGCTCATGGCCGGAAGCCACTGA